A DNA window from Phyllostomus discolor isolate MPI-MPIP mPhyDis1 chromosome X, mPhyDis1.pri.v3, whole genome shotgun sequence contains the following coding sequences:
- the LOC114505733 gene encoding melanoma-associated antigen 10-like, translating into MPRAPKRQRYMLEEDLPSQREAQGRVDAQIPEAEEEDSSSSSTCSSSFPSSSSSSSSLYPLVSSTPSTPEEVCGAAGTASPPQSPPSACPSTTSIATATPSSQSSSPKEEGPSTSEALPHTQVLPRFVIDDKVADLVRFLLLKYRRKELTTKEEMLSSTIKEYQNHFAVIFSEALECMQLVYGIDVKEVDPTNHSYVLVTKLGLTYDGMVSNEHSMPKTGLLIFILSIIFVEGNCVPEEKIWEALNVMGLHAGREHCIYGEPRELITKEWVQEQYLEYRQVPNSNPACYEFLWGPRAHAETSKMKVLEFLAQVNETDPRSFPHWYEEALRDEEQRNQARIDITDNTTAMASASSCVM; encoded by the coding sequence ATGCCTCGAGCTCCAAAACGACAACGCTACATGCTTGAGGAAGACCTTCCATCCCAAAGGGAGGCACAGGGCCGTGTGGATGCACAGATTCCTGAGGCTGAGGAAGAAGATTCTTCTTCATCCTCTACctgctcctcctctttcccctcctcttcctcctcctcttcctctctctatccTTTGGTTTCAAGTACCCCTAGTACCCCAGAGGAGGTTTGTGGTGCTGCTGGGACAGCAAGTCCTCCCCAGAGCCCTCCAAGTGCCTGCCCCTCCACCACTTCCATTGCCACTGCCACTCCATCGAGCCAATCCAGCAGCCCAAAAGAGGAGGGTCCAAGTACCTCTGAGGCCCTGCCACACACTCAGGTTTTGCCAAGATTTGTGATTGATGATAAGGTAGCTGATCTGGTTAGGTTCCTGCTCCTGAAGTATCGCAGAAAGGAGCTGACCACAAAGGAAGAAATGCTGAGTAGCACCATCAAAGAGTACCAAAACCACTTTGCTGTAATCTTTAGTGAAGCCTTAGAGTGCATGCAACTGGTTTATGGCATTGATGTGAAGGAAGTGGACCCGACCAACCACTCCTATGTCCTAGTCACTAAACTGGGCCTCACCTATGATGGGATGGTGAGCAATGAGCATAGTATGCCCAAGACTGGCCTTCTGATATTTATCCTAAGTATAATCTTTGTGGAGGGTAATTGTGTACCTGAAGAGAAGATATGGGAAGCACTAAACGTAATGGGGTTGCATGCCGGGAGGGAACATTGCATCTATGGGGAGCCTAGGGAGCTCATCACCAAAGAGTGGGTGCAGGAACAGTATCTGGAGTACCGGCAAGTGCCTAACAGCAATCCGGCATGCTATGAGTTCCTGTGGGGTCCCAGGGCCCATGCTGAAACCAGCAAGATGAAAGTCCTGGAGTTTTTGGCCCAGGTCAATGAGACTGACCCCAGATCCTTCCCACACTGGTATGAAGAGGCTTTGAGAGATGAGGAACAGAGAAACCAGGCCAGAATTGACATCACAGATAATACTACTGCCATGGCCAGTGCAAGTTCTTGTGTCATGTAG